In Citrus sinensis cultivar Valencia sweet orange chromosome 2, DVS_A1.0, whole genome shotgun sequence, a single genomic region encodes these proteins:
- the LOC102610025 gene encoding ferredoxin-thioredoxin reductase, variable chain: protein MTSTSFALFSATSSLINRRPLTNAFVSVSSFSAANCSDNVNVNKRRISCEVAVKSNNSTASVGLESSPSSSASASDDGFDESKIGAKVKVKVPLKVYHVPRVPEHDLSGMEGVLKQYVGVWKGKKISANMPYKVAFVTEIEGRPVKFFAHLKEDEFDYLD, encoded by the coding sequence ATGACTAGTACAAGTTTTGCTTTGTTCTCGGCTACTTCTTCGTTGATAAATCGACGGCCACTTACGAATGCGTTTGTCtcagtttcttcattttcagcTGCCAATTGTAGTGACAATGTTAATGTTAACAAAAGAAGAATCTCCTGTGAAGTAGCTGTAAAATCCAACAATTCAACGGCATCCGTAGGACTAGAGAGCAGTCCATCTTCATCAGCATCAGCGTCGGATGATGGCTTTGATGAGTCTAAGATTGGTGCGAAGGTTAAGGTGAAGGTGCCGTTGAAGGTTTACCATGTTCCTAGGGTTCCGGAGCATGATCTGTCTGGCATGGAAGGTGTGCTCAAGCAATACGTCGGCGTTtggaaaggaaagaaaatctCAGCCAATATGCCTTATAAGGTAGCGTTTGTTACTGAAATTGAAGGCCGTCCTGTCAAGTTCTTTGCACATCTCAAGGAAGACGAGTTTGATTACcttgattaa